In Pseudomonas fluorescens, a genomic segment contains:
- a CDS encoding PilW family protein has translation MNRAVRGFSLLELLLALAVGLMLVLGVSQVAISARSTQATQQSAMLMQDDARFALGKLIQDIRLAGMFGCLDAGFIENAPQAFERPISWAGAGSSRSLTLVTADIGEGSGKPDWTVLSDCSGSAQAYSGTPPPAAPGQIRFGIRQVTYTFESGQMKVSTPASPAKAVLVDGVQAFDISFGMADRPGSTRVVRYESSPLDASLILSVRILLTLHDPTERVKAQTWSVVAALRNRLG, from the coding sequence ATGAACCGCGCGGTACGTGGGTTCAGCCTGCTGGAGTTGTTGTTGGCATTGGCGGTCGGGTTGATGCTGGTACTTGGCGTCAGCCAGGTCGCAATCAGCGCTCGATCGACCCAGGCCACTCAGCAGTCAGCCATGCTGATGCAAGACGATGCGCGATTTGCGCTCGGCAAATTGATTCAGGACATTCGCCTGGCGGGCATGTTTGGTTGCCTGGATGCGGGCTTTATCGAGAATGCGCCGCAGGCCTTTGAGCGGCCGATCAGTTGGGCAGGGGCGGGCAGCTCAAGGTCCCTGACGCTGGTTACGGCGGATATTGGTGAAGGCAGCGGGAAGCCGGACTGGACGGTGTTGTCCGACTGCTCCGGTTCCGCCCAGGCCTATTCGGGCACGCCACCGCCCGCTGCACCGGGGCAGATTCGGTTTGGCATACGCCAGGTCACCTACACCTTTGAGTCGGGCCAGATGAAAGTCAGTACGCCAGCATCCCCGGCCAAGGCGGTGCTGGTGGATGGCGTGCAGGCGTTCGATATCAGTTTTGGCATGGCGGACCGACCGGGTTCGACACGCGTGGTGCGGTATGAGTCCAGCCCGCTCGATGCTTCATTGATCCTCAGTGTCCGCATTCTCCTCACGCTGCACGACCCGACGGAGCGCGTGAAGGCTCAAACCTGGAGCGTCGTTGCCGCACTGCGTAACCGGTTGGGGTAG
- the pilV gene encoding type IV pilus modification protein PilV — protein MLACPDVFLTPAAPEHQTGMTLIEVLVAVLILAVGLLGAAVVQLNALKYTDSARMTSQASFIAYDMLDRLRANSGADYSWGLAERAPSVTAGASVRDLDLHDFEANIVGFAGESGQGSVVMRGNEVIVSISWDDGRGANSGGARETFTLTSRIASEPQVGP, from the coding sequence ATGCTTGCTTGCCCTGACGTTTTTCTAACCCCTGCTGCACCCGAGCACCAAACTGGCATGACGCTGATCGAGGTGTTGGTGGCGGTGTTGATACTCGCCGTTGGCCTGCTCGGCGCTGCGGTGGTCCAGCTCAACGCGCTCAAGTACACCGACAGCGCGCGAATGACCAGCCAGGCCAGCTTTATCGCCTACGACATGCTCGACCGTCTTCGCGCCAACTCGGGCGCCGACTATTCGTGGGGGCTGGCCGAACGTGCCCCTTCCGTCACTGCCGGGGCGAGTGTGCGTGACTTGGACTTGCACGACTTCGAAGCCAATATCGTCGGTTTTGCTGGTGAGAGCGGCCAAGGTTCGGTGGTCATGCGCGGCAATGAGGTGATCGTCAGCATCAGTTGGGACGATGGCCGTGGCGCAAACAGCGGTGGCGCGAGGGAAACCTTCACCCTGACCAGTCGCATCGCCAGCGAGCCGCAGGTGGGGCCATGA
- a CDS encoding GspH/FimT family pseudopilin — protein MTQRGFTLIELLLGLIISGVLAHLAVPSFKGLLESQKRHSAAQSLAGGMRYARTEAIARNRAVIIHAMDDDWSRGWRVIVDVSGRGHLDNKNPVLLERQDSGRVPIVGNGPVKHQVRFSGLGEPVFAGGGFRAGTVHVCATDQAQSLFQVVLAPSGRISLRSDKTEQALCRGYAATLGLRAASEPAAPWAWRK, from the coding sequence ATGACACAACGCGGCTTTACCCTGATCGAGCTGCTACTCGGGCTGATCATAAGTGGCGTCCTGGCTCACCTGGCCGTGCCAAGTTTCAAGGGGTTGCTTGAGTCACAGAAGCGGCACAGCGCAGCGCAATCCTTGGCCGGCGGCATGCGCTACGCCCGCACCGAAGCCATCGCACGCAACCGAGCGGTGATCATTCATGCGATGGACGACGACTGGAGTCGAGGGTGGCGGGTGATCGTGGACGTGAGCGGGCGCGGGCACCTGGACAACAAAAACCCCGTATTACTGGAGCGCCAGGACAGTGGACGCGTACCGATCGTGGGCAACGGGCCCGTCAAGCACCAAGTACGCTTCAGCGGGTTGGGCGAGCCTGTGTTTGCAGGCGGGGGATTCCGTGCCGGCACCGTCCATGTGTGTGCGACGGATCAGGCACAGAGCCTGTTCCAGGTGGTACTGGCGCCCAGCGGACGCATCAGCCTGCGCAGCGATAAAACCGAGCAGGCCTTGTGCCGGGGCTACGCCGCCACCCTGGGACTCAGAGCAGCGAGCGAACCCGCAGCTCCTTGGGCATGGAGAAAGTGA
- the ispH gene encoding 4-hydroxy-3-methylbut-2-enyl diphosphate reductase, which produces MQIKLANPRGFCAGVDRAIEIVNRALEVFGPPIYVRHEVVHNKFVVEDLRARGAIFVEELDQVPDDVIVIFSAHGVSQAVRTEAAGRGLKVFDATCPLVTKVHIEVARYSRDGRECILIGHAGHPEVEGTMGQYDGSNGGAIYLVEDEKDVASLQVHNPERLAFVTQTTLSMDDTSRVIDALRTRFPAIGGPRKDDICYATQNRQDAVKQLADECDVVLVVGSPNSSNSNRLRELAERMATPAYLIDGAEDMQRSWFDGVERIGITAGASAPEVLVRGVIQQLQAWGATGADELAGREENITFSMPKELRVRSLL; this is translated from the coding sequence ATGCAAATCAAACTCGCCAACCCCCGTGGCTTCTGCGCTGGCGTGGACCGGGCGATCGAAATCGTCAATCGCGCCCTGGAAGTCTTCGGACCGCCGATTTACGTACGCCATGAAGTGGTCCACAACAAATTCGTGGTCGAAGACCTGCGCGCTCGCGGCGCGATCTTTGTCGAAGAGCTGGACCAGGTGCCGGACGACGTCATCGTCATCTTCAGCGCCCACGGGGTCTCCCAGGCGGTGCGTACTGAAGCTGCCGGGCGTGGCCTGAAAGTCTTCGATGCCACCTGCCCGCTGGTGACCAAGGTTCACATCGAAGTTGCGCGCTACAGCCGCGACGGCCGTGAGTGCATCCTGATCGGCCATGCTGGCCATCCGGAAGTCGAAGGCACCATGGGCCAATACGACGGCAGCAATGGTGGTGCGATCTACCTGGTGGAGGACGAAAAGGACGTCGCCAGCTTGCAGGTGCATAACCCTGAACGCTTGGCCTTCGTGACCCAGACCACCTTGTCCATGGACGACACCAGTCGCGTGATCGATGCCCTGCGCACACGTTTCCCGGCGATTGGCGGTCCACGCAAGGATGACATCTGCTACGCCACGCAAAACCGCCAGGATGCGGTCAAGCAATTGGCTGATGAGTGCGACGTGGTGTTGGTCGTTGGCAGCCCCAACAGCTCCAACTCCAATCGGCTGCGTGAGCTGGCCGAGCGGATGGCGACCCCGGCGTACCTGATCGATGGTGCCGAAGACATGCAGCGCAGTTGGTTCGACGGTGTCGAGCGGATCGGCATCACGGCGGGGGCTTCGGCGCCGGAAGTCCTGGTGCGTGGTGTGATCCAGCAGTTGCAGGCCTGGGGTGCCACGGGTGCCGATGAGCTGGCCGGACGTGAAGAGAACATCACTTTCTCCATGCCCAAGGAGCTGCGGGTTCGCTCGCTGCTCTGA
- the fkpB gene encoding FKBP-type peptidyl-prolyl cis-trans isomerase — translation MAEQRIGQNTEVTLHFALRLENGDTVDSTFDKAPATFKVGDGNLLPGFEAALFGFKAGDKRNLQILPENAFGQPNPQNVQIIPRSQFQDMELSEGLLVIFNDAANTELPGVVKAFDDAQVTIDFNHPLAGKTLTFDVEIIDVKAI, via the coding sequence TTGGCTGAACAACGTATCGGCCAGAACACGGAAGTCACTTTGCATTTCGCACTGCGCCTGGAGAATGGCGACACGGTCGACAGCACGTTCGACAAAGCCCCGGCGACCTTCAAGGTGGGTGATGGCAACCTGCTGCCGGGTTTCGAAGCGGCCCTGTTCGGTTTCAAGGCCGGCGACAAGCGCAACCTGCAGATCCTGCCGGAAAACGCCTTTGGCCAGCCAAACCCGCAAAACGTGCAGATCATCCCGCGTTCGCAGTTCCAGGATATGGAGCTGTCGGAAGGCCTGCTGGTGATCTTCAACGATGCGGCGAACACCGAGTTGCCTGGTGTGGTCAAGGCTTTCGATGATGCGCAGGTAACCATCGACTTCAATCACCCGTTGGCCGGTAAAACCTTGACGTTCGACGTTGAAATCATCGACGTTAAAGCAATCTGA
- the lspA gene encoding signal peptidase II translates to MPDAADRFGRLGWLVLSVLVLVIDQVSKAHFEGSLEMFQQVVVIPDYFSWTLAYNTGAAFSFLADSGGWQRWLFALIAVVVSAVLVVWLKRLGRDDTWLAIALALVLGGALGNLYDRIALGHVIDFILVHWQNRWYFPAFNFADSAITVGAIMLALDMFKSKKTGETVND, encoded by the coding sequence ATGCCTGATGCAGCGGATCGTTTCGGACGCCTGGGCTGGCTCGTACTGAGCGTGCTGGTGCTGGTCATCGACCAGGTCAGCAAGGCTCATTTCGAGGGTTCCCTGGAGATGTTCCAGCAGGTCGTGGTAATTCCGGATTACTTCAGCTGGACCCTGGCCTACAACACCGGCGCCGCCTTCAGTTTCCTCGCTGACAGCGGTGGCTGGCAGCGCTGGCTGTTCGCCCTGATTGCCGTGGTGGTCAGTGCGGTGCTGGTGGTCTGGCTCAAGCGCCTGGGCCGCGATGACACCTGGCTGGCGATCGCCTTGGCCCTGGTGCTGGGCGGCGCGCTGGGCAACTTGTACGACCGCATTGCCCTGGGCCATGTGATCGACTTCATTCTGGTGCACTGGCAGAACCGCTGGTACTTCCCGGCGTTCAACTTTGCCGACAGCGCCATCACCGTCGGTGCAATCATGCTGGCGCTGGATATGTTCAAGAGTAAGAAAACCGGAGAGACCGTCAATGACTGA
- the ileS gene encoding isoleucine--tRNA ligase, whose protein sequence is MTDYKATLNLPDTAFPMKAGLPQREPQILQRWDSIGLYGKLREIGKDRPKFVLHDGPPYANGTIHIGHALNKILKDMIIRSKTLSGFDAPYVPGWDCHGLPIEHKVEVTYGKNLGADKTRELCRAYATEQIEGQKSEFIRLGVLGDWDNPYKTMNFKNEAGEIRALAEIVKGGFVFKGLKPVNWCFDCGSALAEAEVEYEDKKSSTIDVAFPVADDVKLAEAFGLSSLAKPAAIVIWTTTPWTIPANQALNVHPEFTYALVDVGDRLLVLAEEMVEACLARYELQGSVIATTTGSALELINFRHPFYDRLSPVYLADYVELGSGTGVVHCSPAYGVDDFVICKKYGLVNDDIINPVQSNGVYAPSLEFFGGQFIFKADQAIIDKLREVGALMQTATIQHSYMHCWRHKTPLIYRATAQWFIGMDKEPASGDTLRVRSLKAIEDTKFVPAWGQARLHSMIANRPDWCISRQRNWGVPIPFFLNKESGELHPRTVELMETVAQRVEQEGIEAWFKLDAAELLGDEAPLYDKISDTLDVWFDSGTTHWHVLRGSHPMGHENGPRADLYLEGSDQHRGWFHSSLLTGCAIDDHAPYRELLTHGFTVDETGRKMSKSLKNVIEPKKINDTLGADIMRLWVASTDYSGEIAVSDQILARSADAYRRIRNTARFMLSNLTGFNPATDILPAEDMLALDRWAVDRTLLLQRELQEHYGEYRFWNVYSKIHNFCVQELGGFYLDIIKDRQYTTGANSKARRSAQTALYHISEALVRWIAPILAFTADELWEYLPGERNESVMLNTWYEGLTELPADFELGREYWEGVMAVKVAVNKELEVQRAAKAVGGNLQAEVTLFAEESLTADLAKLSNELRFVLITSTASLAPFAQAPADAVATEVPGLKLKVVKSAFPKCARCWHCREDVGVNPEHPEICGRCVDNISGAGEVRHYA, encoded by the coding sequence ATGACCGACTATAAAGCCACGCTAAACCTTCCGGACACCGCCTTCCCAATGAAGGCCGGCCTGCCACAGCGCGAACCGCAGATCCTGCAGCGCTGGGACAGTATTGGCCTGTACGGAAAGTTGCGCGAAATTGGCAAGGATCGTCCGAAATTCGTTCTGCACGACGGCCCTCCTTACGCCAACGGCACGATTCACATCGGTCATGCGCTGAACAAGATTCTCAAGGACATGATCATCCGTTCGAAAACCCTTTCGGGTTTCGACGCGCCTTATGTTCCGGGTTGGGACTGCCATGGCCTGCCGATCGAACACAAAGTCGAAGTGACCTACGGCAAGAACCTGGGCGCCGACAAGACCCGCGAGCTGTGCCGCGCCTACGCCACCGAGCAGATCGAAGGGCAGAAGTCCGAATTCATCCGCCTGGGCGTGCTGGGCGATTGGGACAACCCGTACAAGACCATGAACTTCAAGAACGAGGCCGGTGAAATCCGCGCCTTGGCCGAAATCGTCAAGGGCGGTTTCGTGTTCAAGGGTCTCAAGCCCGTGAACTGGTGCTTTGACTGCGGTTCGGCCCTGGCTGAAGCGGAAGTCGAGTACGAAGACAAGAAGTCCTCGACCATCGACGTGGCCTTCCCGGTTGCCGACGACGTCAAGCTCGCCGAGGCCTTCGGCCTGTCGAGCCTGGCCAAGCCTGCCGCCATCGTGATCTGGACCACCACCCCGTGGACCATTCCGGCCAACCAGGCGCTGAACGTGCACCCGGAGTTCACCTACGCCCTGGTGGACGTTGGTGATCGCCTGCTGGTGCTGGCTGAAGAAATGGTCGAGGCCTGCCTGGCCCGCTACGAGCTGCAAGGCTCGGTGATTGCTACCACGACCGGCTCTGCGCTGGAACTGATCAACTTCCGTCATCCGTTCTACGACCGCCTGTCGCCGGTGTACCTGGCTGACTACGTCGAGCTGGGTTCCGGTACCGGCGTGGTTCACTGCTCGCCTGCCTATGGCGTGGACGACTTCGTCATCTGCAAGAAGTACGGCCTGGTGAACGATGACATCATCAACCCGGTGCAAAGCAACGGCGTATATGCGCCTTCGCTGGAGTTCTTCGGTGGCCAGTTCATCTTCAAGGCCGACCAGGCGATCATCGACAAGCTGCGCGAAGTCGGCGCACTCATGCAAACCGCGACTATCCAACACAGCTATATGCACTGCTGGCGCCACAAGACCCCGCTGATCTACCGCGCCACCGCGCAGTGGTTCATCGGCATGGACAAAGAGCCCGCCAGCGGCGACACCCTGCGTGTGCGCTCGCTCAAAGCCATCGAAGACACCAAGTTCGTCCCGGCCTGGGGCCAGGCGCGCCTGCACTCGATGATCGCCAATCGTCCAGACTGGTGCATCTCCCGCCAGCGCAACTGGGGTGTGCCGATCCCGTTCTTCCTGAACAAGGAAAGCGGCGAACTGCACCCTCGCACTGTCGAACTGATGGAAACCGTGGCTCAACGCGTTGAACAGGAAGGCATCGAAGCCTGGTTCAAGCTGGATGCCGCCGAGCTGCTGGGTGACGAAGCGCCGCTGTACGACAAGATCAGCGACACCCTCGACGTGTGGTTCGACTCCGGTACTACCCACTGGCACGTATTGCGCGGCTCGCACCCGATGGGCCACGAGAACGGCCCACGTGCGGACCTCTACCTGGAAGGCTCGGACCAGCACCGTGGCTGGTTCCACTCCTCGTTGCTGACGGGTTGCGCCATCGACGACCACGCCCCGTACCGCGAACTGCTGACCCACGGTTTCACCGTCGACGAGACGGGCCGCAAGATGTCCAAGTCGCTGAAGAACGTGATCGAACCGAAAAAGATCAACGACACCTTGGGTGCCGACATCATGCGTCTGTGGGTAGCCTCGACCGATTACTCGGGCGAGATCGCCGTGTCGGACCAGATCCTGGCCCGCAGCGCCGATGCCTACCGTCGTATCCGCAATACCGCACGCTTCATGCTGTCGAACCTGACCGGTTTCAACCCGGCCACCGACATCCTGCCGGCCGAGGACATGCTCGCCCTGGACCGTTGGGCCGTGGACCGTACACTGTTGCTGCAGCGAGAGTTGCAGGAGCACTACGGCGAATACCGCTTCTGGAACGTGTACTCGAAGATCCACAATTTCTGCGTGCAGGAACTGGGTGGTTTCTACCTCGATATCATCAAGGACCGCCAGTACACCACCGGCGCCAACAGCAAGGCGCGCCGTTCGGCGCAGACCGCGCTGTACCACATCAGCGAAGCGCTGGTGCGCTGGATCGCACCGATCCTGGCCTTCACCGCCGACGAACTGTGGGAGTACCTGCCGGGCGAGCGTAACGAGTCCGTGATGCTCAACACCTGGTATGAAGGCCTGACCGAACTGCCGGCCGACTTCGAGCTGGGTCGCGAGTACTGGGAAGGCGTGATGGCCGTGAAGGTCGCGGTGAACAAGGAACTGGAAGTCCAGCGTGCGGCCAAGGCCGTCGGTGGCAACCTGCAGGCCGAAGTCACCCTGTTTGCCGAGGAAAGCCTGACCGCCGACCTGGCCAAGCTGAGCAACGAACTGCGCTTCGTGTTGATCACGTCCACTGCCAGCCTGGCACCCTTTGCCCAGGCTCCAGCGGATGCCGTGGCCACCGAAGTACCGGGCCTCAAGCTCAAAGTGGTCAAGTCGGCGTTCCCTAAGTGCGCCCGTTGCTGGCACTGTCGTGAAGACGTTGGCGTAAACCCCGAGCATCCGGAAATCTGCGGTCGTTGCGTCGACAACATCAGCGGTGCTGGCGAGGTTCGCCACTATGCCTGA
- the ribF gene encoding bifunctional riboflavin kinase/FAD synthetase, whose translation MQLVRGLHNLRPQHRGCVATIGNFDGVHRGHQAILARLRERAVELGVPSCVVIFEPQPREYFTPETAPARLARLRDKLQLLADEGVDRVLCLAFNQRLQSLSAAEFVDRILVDGLGVQHLEVGDDFRFGCDRVGDFDFLQHAGVTQGFTVEAAQTVELDGLRVSSTQVRNALAAADFALAERLLGRPFRIAGRVLHGQKLARQLGTPTANVQLKRRRVPLTGVYLVSVDIDGQSWPGVANIGVRPTVAGDGKAHLEVHLLDFAGDLYDRRLTVVFHQKLREEQRFASLEALKTAINADVAAARALAAPSAHR comes from the coding sequence ATGCAGCTGGTTCGAGGTCTCCACAACCTGCGCCCCCAGCATCGGGGCTGCGTCGCCACTATTGGCAACTTTGACGGTGTTCACCGTGGCCACCAGGCTATCCTGGCAAGGCTGCGCGAGCGTGCAGTCGAGTTGGGCGTGCCCAGCTGCGTGGTGATTTTTGAGCCGCAGCCGCGGGAATACTTTACCCCGGAAACGGCACCGGCCCGTCTGGCCCGCCTTCGGGACAAGCTGCAACTGCTGGCCGACGAAGGTGTGGACCGCGTCCTCTGCCTGGCCTTCAACCAGCGTTTGCAGAGCCTCAGCGCCGCTGAGTTTGTCGACCGTATCCTGGTCGATGGCCTGGGCGTACAGCATTTGGAGGTCGGCGACGACTTCCGTTTCGGTTGTGACCGGGTCGGCGATTTCGATTTCCTGCAACACGCCGGTGTCACCCAGGGGTTTACCGTCGAAGCCGCGCAAACCGTCGAACTGGACGGCCTGCGCGTGAGCAGCACCCAGGTGCGTAATGCCCTGGCCGCTGCCGACTTCGCCTTGGCCGAGCGTCTGCTCGGTCGCCCGTTCCGTATTGCCGGGCGGGTATTGCACGGCCAGAAGCTGGCGCGCCAACTGGGTACGCCAACTGCCAACGTGCAACTCAAGCGCCGTCGTGTGCCGCTGACCGGGGTTTACCTGGTGAGCGTCGATATCGACGGCCAATCGTGGCCGGGAGTCGCCAATATAGGTGTCAGGCCCACGGTTGCAGGTGATGGCAAGGCCCACCTGGAAGTTCACCTTTTGGATTTTGCCGGTGATCTGTATGACCGGCGTTTGACGGTGGTTTTCCACCAGAAGCTGCGTGAAGAGCAGCGTTTCGCCTCCCTGGAGGCGTTGAAAACGGCGATCAATGCGGATGTCGCCGCCGCCCGTGCACTAGCCGCACCTAGCGCCCATCGCTAA
- the murJ gene encoding murein biosynthesis integral membrane protein MurJ yields the protein MNLLKSLAAVSSITMISRVLGFVRDTLLARIFGASMATDAFFIAFKLPNLLRRIFAEGAFSQAFVPILAEYKTQQGEEATRTFIAYVSGLLTLVLMLVTIAGMLAAPWVIWATAPGFANTPEKFALTTDLLRVTFPYILLISLSSLAGAILNTWNRFSVPAFVPTLLNVSMIIFALFLTPYFDPPVMALGWAVLAGGLAQLLYQLPHLKKIGMLVLPRLNLKDTGVWRVMRNMLPAILGVSVSQISLIINTAFASLLVSGSVSWMYYADRLMELPSGVLGVALGTILLPTLARTYASKDRQEYSRILDWGLRLCFVLVLPCSLALGILAEPLTVSLFQYGQFDAHDALMTQHALIAYSVGLLGIIVIKVLAPGFYAQQNIRTPVKIAIFTLIVTQLLNLVFIGPLAHAGLALAISAGACINAGLLFYQLRKQQMFQPQPGWGMFALKLLVAVAMMSAVLLGLMHIMPAWDQGHMLERFMRLGVLVVAGVVVYFGMLLLQGFRLRDFNRKSLG from the coding sequence ATGAATCTGCTCAAATCGTTGGCCGCCGTCAGCTCTATCACGATGATCTCCCGGGTTTTGGGGTTTGTGCGTGACACCCTGCTGGCGCGCATTTTTGGCGCCAGCATGGCCACGGATGCCTTCTTTATAGCGTTTAAGCTGCCCAACCTGCTGCGGCGAATCTTCGCCGAGGGCGCATTTTCCCAGGCGTTCGTGCCGATCCTGGCTGAATACAAGACCCAGCAGGGCGAAGAGGCGACCCGTACCTTTATTGCCTACGTCTCGGGCCTGCTCACCCTGGTATTGATGCTGGTGACCATCGCCGGCATGCTCGCCGCCCCCTGGGTGATCTGGGCGACGGCGCCCGGTTTTGCCAACACCCCAGAAAAATTCGCGCTGACCACTGATCTGTTGCGCGTGACCTTTCCTTATATATTGCTGATCTCCCTATCCTCCCTGGCCGGGGCGATCCTCAATACCTGGAATCGTTTCTCGGTGCCGGCCTTCGTGCCGACCCTGCTGAACGTCAGCATGATTATCTTCGCGCTGTTCCTTACGCCGTACTTCGATCCGCCGGTCATGGCCCTGGGCTGGGCGGTCCTGGCAGGCGGGCTGGCGCAATTGCTGTACCAACTGCCGCACCTGAAAAAGATCGGCATGCTCGTCCTGCCGCGCCTGAACCTCAAGGACACAGGCGTCTGGCGCGTAATGCGCAACATGTTGCCGGCGATCCTCGGTGTGTCGGTCAGTCAGATTTCCCTGATCATCAACACCGCGTTTGCCTCGCTGCTGGTCTCCGGCTCGGTGTCGTGGATGTACTACGCCGATCGTCTGATGGAACTGCCGTCCGGCGTGCTTGGCGTTGCCCTGGGCACGATTTTGCTGCCGACCCTGGCGCGTACCTACGCCAGCAAGGATCGCCAGGAGTACTCGCGCATTCTCGACTGGGGGCTGCGCCTGTGTTTCGTCCTGGTGTTGCCGTGCTCCCTGGCGCTGGGAATCCTGGCTGAGCCGCTGACGGTGTCGCTGTTCCAGTACGGGCAATTCGATGCACACGACGCCCTGATGACCCAGCATGCGTTGATTGCCTACTCCGTCGGCCTGCTCGGCATTATCGTGATCAAAGTGCTGGCGCCGGGTTTCTACGCCCAGCAAAACATCCGCACGCCGGTGAAGATTGCAATCTTCACGCTGATCGTCACGCAACTGCTCAACCTGGTATTCATCGGCCCGCTGGCCCACGCCGGTCTTGCCTTGGCGATCAGCGCCGGTGCCTGTATCAATGCGGGCCTGCTGTTTTATCAACTGCGTAAGCAGCAGATGTTCCAACCGCAGCCGGGCTGGGGGATGTTTGCGCTCAAGTTGCTGGTAGCGGTGGCGATGATGTCGGCCGTGCTGCTCGGGCTGATGCACATCATGCCCGCCTGGGATCAAGGCCATATGTTGGAGCGCTTCATGCGCCTTGGCGTACTTGTCGTCGCCGGTGTGGTGGTGTACTTCGGGATGTTGCTGCTGCAGGGCTTCCGCCTGCGGGATTTCAATCGCAAGTCGCTGGGATAG
- the rpsT gene encoding 30S ribosomal protein S20 translates to MANTPSAKKRAKQAEKRRSHNASLRSMVRTYIKNVVKAIDTKDAEKAQAAYVLAVPVIDRMADKGIIHKNKAARHKSRLNGHIKALSVAAAA, encoded by the coding sequence GTGGCCAACACACCTTCCGCCAAAAAACGTGCAAAACAGGCTGAGAAGCGTCGCAGCCACAACGCCAGCCTGCGTTCCATGGTTCGTACCTACATCAAGAATGTAGTTAAAGCCATCGACACCAAAGACGCTGAAAAAGCCCAAGCTGCTTACGTTCTGGCAGTGCCGGTTATCGACCGTATGGCCGATAAAGGCATCATCCACAAGAACAAGGCCGCTCGTCATAAGAGCCGCCTGAATGGCCACATCAAGGCTCTGAGCGTTGCTGCAGCAGCCTAA
- a CDS encoding FKBP-type peptidyl-prolyl cis-trans isomerase, producing the protein MTIAANKAVSIDYTLTNDAGEVIDSSAGGAPLVYLQGAGNIIPGLEKALEGKQVGDELTVAVEPEDAYGEYSAELVSTLSRSMFEGVDELEVGMQFHASAPDGQMQIVTIRDLDGDDVTVDGNHPLAGQRLNFQVKIVAIRDASQEEVAHGHVHGEGGHHH; encoded by the coding sequence ATGACGATCGCCGCTAACAAGGCTGTCTCCATCGACTATACCCTGACCAACGACGCTGGTGAGGTCATCGACAGCTCAGCCGGCGGCGCGCCGCTGGTCTACCTGCAAGGCGCAGGTAATATCATCCCGGGCCTGGAAAAGGCGCTGGAAGGCAAACAGGTTGGTGATGAACTGACCGTGGCCGTAGAGCCTGAAGATGCCTACGGCGAATACTCCGCCGAACTGGTCAGCACCCTGAGCCGCAGCATGTTCGAAGGCGTCGACGAGTTGGAAGTGGGCATGCAGTTCCACGCTTCCGCGCCGGACGGCCAAATGCAGATCGTCACCATCCGTGATCTGGACGGCGACGATGTGACTGTCGACGGCAACCACCCCCTGGCAGGCCAGCGCCTGAACTTCCAAGTGAAGATCGTCGCCATCCGCGACGCTTCCCAGGAAGAAGTGGCTCACGGCCACGTCCACGGTGAAGGCGGTCACCACCACTGA
- a CDS encoding DUF3565 domain-containing protein: MGRDLLHKNEERTSLNKDLPESEQNPDGRDRSTASFITGFHQDDDLHWVAELSCGHTQHLRHQPPWQSRVWVLEPTQRLEKIGQPFACGWCAQERE, translated from the coding sequence ATGGGGCGAGACCTTTTGCATAAGAATGAAGAACGGACAAGTCTAAACAAGGATTTGCCCGAAAGCGAACAGAACCCGGACGGACGGGACCGATCAACGGCCTCGTTCATCACCGGATTCCACCAGGACGACGACCTGCACTGGGTTGCCGAGCTGTCCTGTGGACACACCCAGCACCTGCGCCACCAGCCGCCCTGGCAGTCTCGTGTCTGGGTGCTGGAGCCCACGCAACGCCTTGAAAAAATAGGCCAGCCCTTTGCCTGCGGCTGGTGTGCGCAGGAGCGCGAATAA